The DNA sequence TCCGGGGCCCGATCGTCGATCTCGCCGCGTTCGGCCAGAAACCCGAGAAACTGACGCAGGTCGGTCCGGTAGGCGCGGCGGGTGTTGGCGGAGAGGCCAGCCTCGCTGCGCAGCGCGCGCTCGAACGCATCGAGGAGCGCGTGCTCGGCAGAGGCTTCAGCTTCGGACGCCATCGCTCTCATGGTATCAACCCGGATCGTGGCGGCACAACAGTCCGCGCCCATTTCGGGCATCGCCGGTGAGAGCGTCGAGTTTCCTTCGCGACGCGGCAACCGTCTGGTCGGCGACCTGCATCGCGTCGGCACCGGCGCGGGCCGCTGGCTGGTGCTGTGTCACGGGATGGAGTCCACGCGCGGCGGCACCAAGCAGCAGGCGATCGTGCAGCGCATGGTCCCGCGCGGCTACAACGTGCTGCGGTTCGACTTCTCCTTCGTGGGCGACTCCGAAGGCGACTACGAGGATCTCACCGTCACCGGCGAGGTGGGCGACGTCCTGGGCGCGCTCGACTTCATGAGTGAATTCGCCGCCAGCGACTGCACGCTCGTCGGCTCCAGCCTCGGCGGGCTGGTGGCGCTGCTGGCGGCGGCGCAGGCGCCGCACGTCGTCAGCCGCGTGGCCACGATCGCAGCCGTGGCCGATACGCGCCTGTTCACGGAAAACCTCGGCGACAAGGCGATCGCCGACTGGCGGCGCCGCGGCCGTCATCGCATCGGCTCCGGCTTCCTCAAGCCCACCTTCCTCGACGACGTGCTGCGCATCGACGCTCCGGCCACCCTGGCCAAGGTGGCGATGCCGGTGCTGGTCATGCACGGAGACGCCGACACCGTCGTGCCGCTGCGTCATGCGCACATCATTGCCGACAGCGTCTCGGGCCCGGTCAAGGTCGAGACGTTTGCCGGCGTGGGCCACCGCTTCGAAGAGCCGGGCGCGCTCGAGCGCCTGCTCGACGTCCTGGAGCGCTGGCTCGAGCCGGGCGCCGCGCCGGCCAAGGGAGGGTGAGTCATGCCCGAGCGGTGCGTGATCTGCTACGCCTGCGGCTCTCCGACCACGTTCGACGCGACGGTCTCGCGCAACGCGCGCTGCGACGGCTGCGGCATGGACCTGCGCTGCTGCCGCACCTGCAGGTTCTACGACTCCTCCGCCTACAACGAATGCAGCGAGCCGTCGGCGGAGCGAGTCGTCGACAAGGAGCGTGCCAACTTCTGCGACTACTACACGCCGCGCGGCGCGACCGGCGCTGCCGCCGCCCCTGCGCCTTCCGACGACGCCCAGAGCGCTCTCGAGAACCTGTTCCGCAAAGGATGAGCACGTTGCGCGCGCTTCTCCTTCTCTTGTGCCTGCTCATGGGGCCGCCGCTTGCCGGCTGCACCGCCGACGACAGCACCGCGCGAGGCACCGCCGAAGCTTTCCTCGACGATCACTACGTTCGCATCCAACTCACCGATGCGCTCGCGCACACCACCGATCTTGCGCGACAGAAGGTCGAGAAGGAGATCGAGCTGGCCCGCGATTCCGCCATCGACGGCGAGACCGCCAAGCCGCACGTCTCCTACACGCAAAAGCTCGCACGGGAAGACGCGCAGCGGGCGACGTTCGAGTACGAGCTGCTGATCCGTCCCGAAGGGATGGAGCCGTTCCGCCGTCTGGTGCTGGTGGTCCTCAAGCCGGCCGGCGACGTCTGGCGCGTCACCAACTTCTCCGAGAAGACGGACTGATCGCCCGCGGGCAGCCTCAGCGTCCGGTGAACTGCGGCGTCCTCTTTTCGCGCATCGCCTGGATTCCTTCGGCTGCATCGGCGGTGGCGAACGTCGTGGCCTGCACGCTCGCTTCGCGGACCAGCGCATCGTCGAGCGAGCGCTGCTCGGTGGCCGACAGCGTCTGCTTGAGGCCTCGCACCGCCAGCGGGGCGGCGGCGGCGATGCCCGCGGCCAATTCCTCGACGGCGGCATCGAAGTCGTCTCCGGCGACGCGGTTGACCAGGCCCATGGCCAGCGCTTCTTCGGCGCCCACCATGCGTCCCGAATAGAGCAGGTCGGCGGCGCGGCTGGGACCGATCAGCCGCGGCAGCGTCCAGGTGGCCGCCATGCCCGGATGAATGCCGAGCCGGACGAACGTCATTCCCACCTTGGCGTCCCGATGCATCACGCGCAGGTCGGCGCCCAGCGCGAAGCACAGCCCTGCGCCCACGGCATGGCCATTGATGGCGGCGATCGACGGAACGCGAAGGTCGCGAATCGACAGGAACGCCCGGTAGAAGTTCTCGCCTCCTCCGAGGCCTTCCTCGCCGCTGCCCGCGCTCGTCTCGGCACCGAGCGTGCGAAGATCGGCGCCGGAGCAGAAGCCCTTGCCGGCGCCGCGAATGACCACCACGCGCACGCCGTGATCGGCGTTGAGCTCGGCCACGGCTCGCCTCATCTCCTGCCCCATCCTGGGCGTCATCGCATTGCGCTCGGCGGGACGGTTCAGCGTCATGCGGCCGATGCCACCGGAGGTCTCCACCAGAATCTGCTCGTAAGGCATCGCGTTGCTCCCCCCGCGGCAGGAACGTAGAATTCGCGTCCACTAACGCGCCAGGTTCCTGCAGTCAAAGCAGGTGACGCCGAAGCGCGCTCCCGGAAGCCTCGAGATGAAAGCGAAGCGGAACACGAAATGGACGGTGCTGGTCTGCCTGGTCGTGGCGGCAGTGGCGCTGGCGGAGGTTTCCGACACCGCCGCCGCACGCAAGCAGCGCGGCGCTGCTCGGCAGGCAACCGAGCGGAGCGACGCGGCGGGCGAGGCAGGCACGCGCGATGCGCGCGAGGCGGCACCGGCCGGCGCTGCAGCCGGCGAGGCCGGCAGCGGGCAGGGCACGGACGATCTGATCGGACGATGGCGCAAGCTGGTCGGCAACGCTGCGCCTTCGCGCATCACCACTCTGCTCGGCATCGTGCATCCGGTCCAGGGTCAGGATCTGGCCGCGCGGTTTGAGCCGGACCCGTCCGGCGGCGCGCGCTACGTCGCCGACGATCTGGCGCTCGACATCCACCTTCCCATTGCGAGGCCTTTTCGCGTCGAGGACGCACGCATCGTGCTGGAGCCGTCGGCCGACGGCGCATCCATGCGCTTCGAGATCAGCGGCTCGGCCTTCGGCGCACCCACGCGCCCGCTCACTGACGGAACGGTCGTCTGGGGTGCCGGTCCGCTGGGCGGCGACAAGCTCACGGCAAGGCTCCATCTGCAGAACGCGCAGGTGGAGGCGCTGCGCGCGGCATTCCCCGAACGCTTCGATCCGAGCTTCACGGGCGCGATGTCGATGCAGGTGGACGCCGACGGCATCGTCGGCGAGAGCACGAGCGAGGAAGCGCCGGCCACGCCGCTTCGAGGCAAGATCAGCGGCAGCATCGACTGGAGCCTGTTCGGCCGCACCGCGCCGCTGCAGTTCTCGAGCGACTTCTCGATCGACGATCGCATGCTGCGTCTGAGCGGCGGCCAGATGGCCTGGCAGAACCTGACGCTGTCGCAGGTCAAAGGCACTGCGGGCGTGCGCACCAGCGGGGACTTCCGGCTCAGCGCCGCCTTCGGCGACGTCGATGCGGGCAAGGTCGCCGCCGACTGGGACGTGCCGGAGCCGTGGAGGCCGCAGGCGATCGTGCGCGGCAAGATCGAGTTCTTCGGCAAGCCGGGCGAGTCGTTCATCGCGTACGATGCGGAATCACCCGAGATCTTCGTTCCCGCCATGGCCGGATATCCGGTGCGGCTGAAGCCGACGCGCATCGCGGGCCGCCTGGCGGCCATCAACGGCGACGTGATCGCGAGCTTTCGTCCCGGTTCCTTCCACGTCGGCCCGTTCGATCTCGGCGACGTGGGCTTCGGCCTGCGCTGGTTTCGTGAACATCTGCAGGTCAATATCGCCAACACCACGCTCTGGGGCAGCGATGCGGCGGTGACGGCGACGTACCGTGCACCCGAGCACCCGGCAGCGACGTTCACGGGAAAGATCGGGCCGATCGCGATGAACGATCTGGCGCCGCGCGTGGTGCCCGCGCTGTCGCTGGACGTCGAAGGCATGGGCGAGGCGGCGTTTCGCGCGGGCCAGGACATCGCACGCAACAAGTATTTCGTGGGCCGCGCCGGCATCCGCAACGGTCGCTGGGGAAGCGACAATCTCTTCGAGAAGCTGATGGAGGCTCTGGCGGCGGCCGATCCCGCGCTAGCGCTGCCCGCCGCTTCCGCTTCGCTGGTGCCGCGGCACAAATCGGGTCGCGGCACGCCCGGCGACCGCATCCTGTTCGCATTCGCGCAGCGCGAACAGGACTACGAGATCGGCGGCGTGCTCGTGCGAGCCGGTGAGACGCAGCTCGAAGCCGACGGTCGCATGACGCGCGACGGTGCGCTGCAGCTCCAGGGCCACGTCCACCTGCCGGCGCAGGTGACGGATGCGCTCGTCTCGTCGGCTCCGTGGGCGAAGGCGCTGCGCGTCGCGCCGGCCGCCGGGACGTACGTCCACGTGTTCATCGGCGGCACGGCGGCTGCGCCGACGATCGCGCTGACTCCCCAGTACGTGGAGCTGGTGGCGCAGGCCAAGGCGGGGCGGCCCGTCGAGGCGCCGCGCAACGTGGCCGTCAAGAGCCTTGCCGACGATCAGCTTCCGACTTTGGGCATCGACATCGAGTGACCGGGCTGCTGCTGACGCTGGCGCTGCTGGCGGCGCTTGCGGCGAGCGCGTATCGCTGGCTGCGCCGGCGGCGCTTCCGTCAGGCACTGGCCGCGCTTCCGGGCGGCAGTCCCGCCACCGCCATCGAGGTCGAAGGCTTTGGAGAGATCGACTTCCACGTCCACCAGCGCATCTGTCCGTGCGGCGGGCGTGTGCAAAGCCTCGGCGAGCGCTCCTCGCCCGCCGGCCAGCAAGTGCTGCGCGTGGTTCGGGTCGAATGCCGCTCCTGCGAGGAGATCGCCGAGATCTGGTTCGACGCCTCGCGCGCCTATCATTGAGCCATCTTCATGAGCGAGAGGCGACGAGAAGTGGACGTTTCGGAGGCCGAGCTGGACGCCGGCCTCGGCGTCTACACGCTGTTCTTCTCGGTGCCACGCTTCGAGATCGTCTTCTTCAAGCTGGTCATCGAGTCCTACGAGGGCCTCGCGTCGGGCCGCTCGATGGACCGCCACCCCGGCGACGACGAGGGTCGGGTGCTCGAGGCGGTGCTGGCAGTGCCCGATCTGATCGAGGACACGCGCCGCATGCTCAGCTGGCTGCTCGAGGCTACCGACGCGGTGCAGGTGCCTTCGTCCTCGGCGCTGCGGCGCGAGCTGCGCGAGGCGTTGTCACTCTGAGGCAGGCGGCACGGTTGCCGGCGTGAAAGCGGGCGCTTCGAGACCAGCATCGATGGCCGGACGCATTGCATCTTGCGGCTGCGCCCGCGCGGCGATGTTGTCATGCGCCGCCGTCGCTCGCGGCGGCGCCGGCCTCCCCGGCCACCGCCTCGGTGCGGCGGCCGCACGTGTACGCCACGCCGATCGACAGCACGTACAGGATCAGCAGCGGCACCGCCATCATCATCTGGGAGGCGACGTCGGGAGGCGTCAGGATGGCGGCCACGATGAAGATCGCCAGCACCGCGAAGCGCGCATAGTCGATCAGCATCCGGTGCGTGACCACGCCGGCGCGCGCCAGGAAATACGTCAGCACCGGCATCTCGAACGTGATGCCGAAGGCCAGCATCATGCGCGAGGAGAACGAAAGATATTCGCTGATGCGCAGCACCGGCGTCGCGCCGATGTTCTCGTACTCCTGCAGGAAGAACGGGAAGCCGACCGGGAAGACCACGCGGTAGCAGAAGGATGCGCCGGCCAGGAAGAAGAACGTGCCGGCGATGGTGAACCAGCGTGCGAAGCCCGCCTCGCTCTCCTTGAGGCCGGGCACGATGAACTTCCACAGCTGGTACAGCACCACCGGCAGCGCCAGGAACACCGCGGCCACGGCGCACACCGCGATGCGCGTGAAGAACGCCTCTGCCACGCCGGTGCCGACGATCTGCACTTCGTATCCGGAGCTGGCGGCGCTGGTTAGCAGCGGAGCTTCGAGAAACTCGAAAAGCTGGCGCGAATACGGATAGCAGAACGCGAAAGCGACGGTGATCGCGCCGAGGGCGATGGCGATACGCCGGCGAAGCTCGGCGAGATGGCCGGTCAGTGGCAGCTCGACGTCGGCCATCGTCGCGGCGTCAGGAGGCTTTGTCGGAGGTTGCGGGCGCCGGAGGCGGCATCGGGCGATCGGTGGCTGCCGAAGTCTGCGGTGCGGCCGACGGCGACGACGAAGCGTCGAGCGCGACATCGGCAGCCGGCGCCGGCGCGCCAGGACCCGCCGGCGCCGTGTGGACGGCGGCGGCTGCGCCTCGGGAAGCCAGGCCGGTTGCGGCTGCAGCGCCCGACGCACTCGCGGCATCGGGCGTCGTCGAAGCGGGTTTCTCCTCGACCCGCTGCGTGCGCGAGACGCGCTTGTCGGGCTGCGCTGCCTTGGCCGTCTGCCGGGTTTCCTCCTCGAGCATGATGCGCGCGTTCTCCAGCTCCTCGCTGATGTCGGAAGTGGCGCGACGGAACTCGCCCATGGCCTTGCCGAGAGCACGCGCCAGCTCGGGCAGGCGCGTGGGCCCGAGCACGAGCAGCGCGATGACGAGAATGACGATGAGCTCGCTGGGGCCGATGCCGAACATCCGCGTCGCACGCTAGGAGCACGTGGGCAGAGTGTCAACCCTGCTGCAGCGCTGGCATGCGCGCCGCTGCTGCCTAAGAATCGTCTCGTGCGCGACACCGTCCTGCTGATCGATCCGCGTTTCCGCCAGCATCTCACCGGCAGCCACCACCCCGAACGGCCCGAACGACTCGAAGTGCTCGAGAGGCTCTTTGCCACCGAGGGCTTCGCCGATCTGCGCCGTCTCGCTCCGCGAGCGGCCGAGGAAGAGGAGCTGCGGCGCGTGCACGAGCACGATCACGTGGCCGCGGTGGCCGCCAGCGCTGCACGCGCGCACACCCAGTTCGACGCCGACACGCCCGCCTCCACCGGTTCCTTCGAAGCGGCGCGGCTGGCGGCCGGCGGCGCCATCGCCATGGCCGATGCCATTCTCGCCGGCGAAGCGGACAACGGTTTTGCCGCCCTGCGCCCGCCGGGCCATCACGCCGAGGCATGGCGACCGATGGGGTTCTGCCTGTTCAACAACGTGGCGGTGGTCGCACGCCATCTTCGCCAGGCGCGAGGCCTGGACCGCGTGCTCATCGTCGATTGGGACGTGCATCACGGCAACGGCACGCAGAACACCTTCTACGACGACGATTCGGTGATGTACGTGTCCACGCACCAGTATCCGTTCTATCCCGGCACCGGCTCGGCGGCCGAGATCGGGCGCGGCGCGGGCACCGGCTACAACATCAACGTCCCGATGCCCGCGGGGGCCGGTGACGAGCACTACTACGCAGCCTTTCGCGATCTCATCCTGCCGGTGGCGCGCCGGTTCCGGCCGCAGTTCGTTCTGGTGTCGGCCGGATTCGACGCGCATCGCAGCGATCCGCTTGCATCGATGCAGCTGAGCACCGAGGCGTTCGGCGAGATGACCAACGCGCTCGTCGAAGTGGCCGACGAGCACGCGCAGGGAAGAATCCTTCTTCTGCTCGAGGGCGGCTACGATCTTTCGGCGCTGGCGGCGTCGGTCGAGCGTTCGGTGGACGCGTTGCGCCGGCCCGCGCGCTTCGAGCGCAGCGAGGGCGAGCTCACTGCATGGGGACGTCAGGCGGCCGAGGCGGCGGCGGCCGTGTGGGATACGGAATGAACCCGGGCTCGGCCCGGCGCGCGCTCTCCTGATCCGGCGGCGAGGGCGGCGGCGCCACGGTGCCCGGCGGGCGCACGCGCGCGCCCGGCGGCGGCGCGGTTGGCTTGGGCGGGCGCTGCTCGGGCAGCGTCGGCGACGGCCCACCGCTGGGCAGATCGTCCGGCGGTCTTCGCTGCAGATCCTCTTCGGCCATCGGCGCCGTCAGCATGCGCTGGCGTTCCTGCGGCGTCGGATGGCGCGGCGCCATGTAGCGCTCCTCGATGATGGGCCGCGACGGCGTCGGCACGGCCGGCCTGCTCGGGCTCGGCGGCCGGTAGCTCGAGGAGGGCGGCTGGAAGTCGGGCGGCGGCCCCGGCGCGCGTGCACTCGGCGGCGGCGGCGTGCGGTGCGTCGGCGGGCTCACGGGCGGCCGGTCCGGCGGGCGCGGCGCCGGAACCGGCTCGCCGGTGCGAAGGTCGACGAAATCGTCCTCGTCGCGCGCCTCGTCCCGCTGCTCGCCATAGCGATCGATGATGCGCGGCCCGCGGCGCACGGGCTCCTCGACGCTCTCTTCGCGCGGCTCGAAGGGATCGTCGCGTTCCTGCGGGCTCGGCCGGCCGGAAGCATCCGCTGGCGGCGCTCCCGGCTCACGCGACGGCCGCTCGTACCGCTCCGCGTGCGGCCGCGGCTCCACCCGCTCGAAATCGTCCTCCGACATCGTTCTCGGAGGATCCGGCGGCGGCAGCGGCAGGCGGCTGGGCGCGTAGCGGCTCGGCGGCGGCGCCGAGTACCGGGCGACCGGCGGCGGCCCCGCGCGATCCGCTGGGGGCGGCTCGCGGTCGGCCGGCGCCAAATAGCGGTCGCCGTCGGGAGGAGCCGAGTGCCGCTCGGCTCTCGGCGGTGCGGAATAGCGGGCAGCCGGCGGCGCGGAGTAGCGGCCCGGCGCCGGGTAACGGTCGGGCGGCGCGTCTCGGTCGGGCGGCGGCACGTATCGCTCCGGCGGAGGCGCCGCGTGTCGATCGGGCGGAGGCGCGGGCGGCGGCGGCGGAATGTAGCGGTCGGGCGGGCGCGGAGAGGAGCCCTGGGCCGGGACGCGGAAGCGGCTGTCGTAGACGGGGCCGGCAGGGCGCTGGTAGCGCGGATCGGGCTCGGCCTCGGCCTCGTCGGGGATGCGGTAGACGCCGTCGTCCTCGCTTTCGAGGGGCACGCGATACGGATCGTTCTCGGCGGCCTCGACCTCTTCGCGGAAGCCGTCGTCGGGCTGCGTGTCGGGAAAGGTGTCCTCGGTGGCGCCGTCCTCGCCGGGCTCGGCGAGGATGGGTCTGCGAGGCTCGCGCCTCTCGTTCGCCCACACCGTCGGCGGCTCGATCGGTTCGGTGCCTTCCTTGAAGCATTCCAGGAAGGCATCGGTCGTCGCTTCGCTGGCGCGCGTGCCGGAGCCCGCATCGATGTTGACGCAGCGGATGCCGTCGGGAAGCTCGAAGTCGCGCACGGGCCGAGACTGCAGCGCCGCCTTCATGAACTCGAGCCACACCGGCGCGGCCACGCGTCCACCGGTTCCCATCTTTCCCATGGAACGCGTCTGATCGTCGAAGCCGACCCAGACGCCCACGACGAGGTCGGGCGTGTAGCCGACGAACCACGCATCCCGCTGGTCGTTGGTGGTGCCGGTCTTGCCGGCAACGGGCCGGCCCAGCGCCTTGATGGTGGTTGCCGTACCGCGCTGCACGACGCCTTCGAGAATGTACGTCATCAGCGCGGCGGTCTGCGGCGACAACACCTCGCGGCGCCGCGCCTGCGCCTGGAAGAAGACGGTGCCGGCCTTGTCCTCCACTTTCTTGACGATGACGGGCTCGACCTTGACGCCGCCGCCGGCGAAAGCCGTGTAGCCGGCGGTCAGGTCCAGCAGCGACATCTCGGAGGTTCCCAGTGCGATCGAGAGGTTGGCGCCGAGCTCGGCGTCGAAGTGAAAGCGCTCCAGATAATCGACCACGGTGTCGACACCGACCGCATCGACGAGCTTGACCGAGACCACGTTGCGCGACTGCTCGAGAGCCTGACGGAAGCTGATGGGCCCGCGGTAGTCGCGCGTGTAGTTTCGGGGCTGCCACGGCTTGCCGTTGTCCATGTACTCGACCGGCGAGTCGCGAAGCATGCTCGCCGGGGTGTAACCGTGGTCGAGGCCGGCTGCGTAGACGAACGGCTTGAACGCCGAGCCCGGCTGGCGCTTGGCCTGCAGCGCACGGTTGAACTGGGTGCGCAGGAAGTCGTAGCCGCCGACCATGGCCGCCACTCCGCCATCCTTCATGTCGATGGCAACCAGCGCCGCCTCGATCTCCGGGGTCTGCGCGAGGTAGAGCTTGTCGGCGGAGGCCGGCTGCTGCGCGGGCGGCTCCTTGTCGGCTTCGCCGTCGCCGTCTTCGTCGAGATTGATGAACTGGCGCGGCGCCGATTCGCCCGGCTTGCGCGTGCGTACCTCGACGACGTCTCCGACCTTGAACGACCTGCTCTTGACCTTCGAGCTCCAGCTGACCGAGGAGGTGTCGACCTTGCCTCGATGCGGGCCCACCACCACCTCGATGCTTCCCGAAGAGGCCGACGTGACCACGCCCTGATAGATGCGCTCGCGATCGAGCGTGGCCAGGGAAGGATCGGTGGCGTCGCGATCGATGCGCGACTGCATGCTCGTGGCGTCCAGGTGCTCGAGAGGGCCGCGATAGCCCAGGGCAGTATCGACGCGCTCGATGCCGTTGCGCACGGCGGCCTCGGCCAGGCCCTGCAGCCGCGGATCCATCGCCGTGTGCACGGTGTAGCCCTGGTTGTACGGCGCATCCTCGCCGAACATCTCCTCGAGCTGCAGGCGCACCGCCTCGGTGTAGTAATTCCGCACCGACTGCCGCTGGTCGGCCTGGGGCGCAAGGGTGAGCTCTTCGCGCAGCGCATTCTGGTAGTCGCCGGCGCTGAGGAAGTTCTCCTCGACCATGCGCCGCAGCACGTAGCGCTGACGCTTCATGGCGGCTTCAGGGTTTCGGCGAGGAGAATATCGACTCGGAGCCGCCGGCAGGCCCGCCAGCAGCGCGGCCTGCGCGGGGGTCAGCTCGGAGACCTGCTTGTCGAAGTAGCTGCGGGCCGCGGCGCCGACGCCGTGATTGCCTTCGCCGAAGTAGATCTGGTTGAGGTACAGCTCCAGGATCTGATCCTTGCTGAGGTGCTGCTCCAGGCGCAGCGCCAGCAGGATCTCCTTCATCTTTCGTTCGTAACTGCGCTCGGGTGTCAGCAGCAGGACCTTGACCACCTGCTGCGTGATGGTGCTGCCGCCCTGCACGACCGAGCCGGCGCTGAGGTTGGCGGCGAATGCGCGCGCGATGCCGATGAAATCGACGCCGGAATGGCTGTAGAAGTCGGCGTCTTCGGAGGCCAGGAACGCGTTGCGCACCACCGGCGGGATCTTCTCGATGGGCACCAGGTAGCGGCGCTCGCGGTAGAACTCCTCGACCAGGGCGCCGTCGCTGGCAAAAACCCTGGTGGCAACCGGCGGCTCGTATTGAAGCAGGCGTTCGATGGGCGGCAGCGCCGAGGTCATTTCGTCGTAGGTGGCGAGCACGATCACGCCACCCACCGCGCACACGAGCGACAGCATCACTGCCACCATCCACTTCAGCATCCGCATCGCTCGTATGTCCTTTATAAACCTTTCGAAAAGCTACCCGCGGTGGCACCGGCGCGCAACACGCCCGCCTGCGCGCGCACGGCCGTTGCGCGGAAGTTGTGAGCGTATGGGCGTCCGGTTATAGCCCCTCGACGTGAACGCAGACGGGTTCTCCGGCGCCATTCGCCAGGCAGCGGCACTTCTCGCGCAAGCTCGCAGCGTAGTCGTCCTGACCGGCGCCGGCGTTTCGACCGAGTCGGGCATCCCCGACTTTCGTTCCCCTGGCGGCCTCTGGACCAGATACGATCCGCGCAAGCTGACATTCGATCTCTTCTGCGCGTACGAAGCCACGCGGCGCGACTACTGGAAGATGTCGACGGAGTCGTATCCGGTCCTGCGCGATGCCGAGCCCAATGCCGCGCACCATGCGATCGTGGCGATCGAGAAGGCCGGCAAGCTCTTGCGGCTGGTCACGCAGAACGTGGACGGCCTGCACCGAAAGGCGGGCAGCTCGCCCGAGCGCACCACCGAGATCCACGGCTCGTCGCTGCGCGCCGGCTGCATCGATTGCGGCGCCAGCCACGATCGCGAGCAGCTCCACCGCAGGCTGGTCGCGGGCGAGGTCGTGGTGCCCTCGTGCGACGTGTGCGGCGGGCGCGTCAAGCCGGCCACGATCTCGTTCGGCCAGTCGATGCCCGAGCGCGAGACGGCGCAGGCGTTCGAGGCGGCCGAAGCCTGCGACCTGATGCTGGTGGTCGGATCGTCGCTGCAGGTGTATCCGGCCGCCGCGCTTCCGGACACCGCCGTGGCGGCCGGATCGCGCCTGATCATCGTCAACAACGAGGAGACGCCCAAGGACGACATCGCCGACGTGCTGCTGCGCGGCTCGGCCGGCGAGTCGATGTCGCTGCTCGTGCGCGCGGCGGGTCTCGAGCTTCCTTGATCCCCTTCGTCGACCTGGCCTCGGATTTCGCGCTCGTCGAAAAGCAGGCGCGAAAGCGCATCGATGACGTGCTCGCTCGCCAGCTGTTCGTGCACGGGCCGCAGACCGCCGAGCTGGAGCGCGCCATCCAGGAGCTGACCGGCGCCCGCTTTGCCATCGCGTGCTCGTCGGGCAGCGATGCCCTCTACCTGGCGCTGCTCGCGCTCGGGATCGGGCCTGGCGATGCGGTGATCGTTCCCGCCTTCACGTTCTTCGCCAGCGCCGGCGCCGTCGTTCGCGCGGGCGCCCAGCCGGTCTTCTGCGACATCGATGACCGCACCTTCCTTGCCGGCGCCGCCCAAATGGCAGCCGCCGTGGATCGCCATTTCGACGGGTCGCTTCGTCACCGCCGCACGCGCGCACGGCTGCGCGCGCTGCTGCCGGTGCATCTCTACGGGCGCATGACGGCAATGGACGAGTTGGTGTCGTATGCACGCGAGCGCGATCTGCGCGTGATCGAGGATGCGGCGCAGGCCCTGGGCGCGCGGTCGGACGCGGGAGCGGCCGCGGCGGTCGGTGACGCCGGTTGTCTTTCGTTCTATCCGACCAAGAACCTGGGCGGCCCGGGCGACGGGGGCATGGTCGTGACCAATGACCAGACGCTGGCGCGCCGCCTCTCGCGCCTGCGCGTTCACGGCGCGGCGCCAGGCAGCTACGAGCACGAGGACGCCGGAATCAACGCGCGCATGAATGAGCTGGTGGCCGCCGTTCTCAATGCCAAGCTTTCGCACCTGGCGGCCTGGAACGCGCGGCGGCAGGAGATCGCCGCTCTGTATGAGCGGCATCTGGCACCGGCGGCCGCGGCCAACATCCTCATCCTGCCGCAGCCGGCCACGGGCAAGGAGCACGTCTGGCACCAGCTCACGGTGCGTGTGCCCTGCGGCCGCGATGCCGTGCAGGCGCGCCTGGAGCGCGAAGGGATCGCGACGCGGGTTTTTTATCCGCTTCCCCTCCATCTGCAGCCATGCCTGGCCGCCGAGGGCGGTGCACGCGGCGATCTGCCGGTCAGCGAGCGCATGGCTGAGCAGGTGCTGAGCCTGCCGATCTATCCGTCGCTTGCCGACGAGGCGGTGGCGGCAGTCTGCGCCGGCCTGTCCGCTGCGTGCGGCGACGCTGCGCACGGGCAACGATGACCAACGTGCGTGCGCGAGCGCGGCGTTGCCCGAAGGCAGCGTGGACGATGGCCGCAACGCGGCGCCGTCGCCGCGCGCTCGTCCCCGCAGCGACGGTGCCGAGGCGCGCGTCGCGGGGCCTGCCGCGATGAAGAGGCCACCGTTCGTTCTTGCCATCGGCGGCCTCGATCCGAGCTGCGGCGCCGGCATCGTGGCCGACGCGCGCACGCTCGAGCGGCTCGAAGTCATGCCGCTCGCCGTCGCCACCGCGGTGACCGTGCAATCGGGAGGCGGCGTGCGAGCCACGCACCCGGTTCCCGTTCCGCAAGTGACGGCACAGCTGCGCGAGCTTCTGCGCGCCTTTCCCGCATCGGCAATCAAGATCGGCCAGGTGCCGTCGGCGG is a window from the Candidatus Limnocylindrales bacterium genome containing:
- the tatB gene encoding Sec-independent protein translocase protein TatB codes for the protein MFGIGPSELIVILVIALLVLGPTRLPELARALGKAMGEFRRATSDISEELENARIMLEEETRQTAKAAQPDKRVSRTQRVEEKPASTTPDAASASGAAAATGLASRGAAAAVHTAPAGPGAPAPAADVALDASSSPSAAPQTSAATDRPMPPPAPATSDKAS
- the tatC gene encoding twin-arginine translocase subunit TatC; the encoded protein is MADVELPLTGHLAELRRRIAIALGAITVAFAFCYPYSRQLFEFLEAPLLTSAASSGYEVQIVGTGVAEAFFTRIAVCAVAAVFLALPVVLYQLWKFIVPGLKESEAGFARWFTIAGTFFFLAGASFCYRVVFPVGFPFFLQEYENIGATPVLRISEYLSFSSRMMLAFGITFEMPVLTYFLARAGVVTHRMLIDYARFAVLAIFIVAAILTPPDVASQMMMAVPLLILYVLSIGVAYTCGRRTEAVAGEAGAAASDGGA
- a CDS encoding histone deacetylase gives rise to the protein MRDTVLLIDPRFRQHLTGSHHPERPERLEVLERLFATEGFADLRRLAPRAAEEEELRRVHEHDHVAAVAASAARAHTQFDADTPASTGSFEAARLAAGGAIAMADAILAGEADNGFAALRPPGHHAEAWRPMGFCLFNNVAVVARHLRQARGLDRVLIVDWDVHHGNGTQNTFYDDDSVMYVSTHQYPFYPGTGSAAEIGRGAGTGYNINVPMPAGAGDEHYYAAFRDLILPVARRFRPQFVLVSAGFDAHRSDPLASMQLSTEAFGEMTNALVEVADEHAQGRILLLLEGGYDLSALAASVERSVDALRRPARFERSEGELTAWGRQAAEAAAAVWDTE
- a CDS encoding enoyl-CoA hydratase/isomerase family protein, with the translated sequence MPYEQILVETSGGIGRMTLNRPAERNAMTPRMGQEMRRAVAELNADHGVRVVVIRGAGKGFCSGADLRTLGAETSAGSGEEGLGGGENFYRAFLSIRDLRVPSIAAINGHAVGAGLCFALGADLRVMHRDAKVGMTFVRLGIHPGMAATWTLPRLIGPSRAADLLYSGRMVGAEEALAMGLVNRVAGDDFDAAVEELAAGIAAAAPLAVRGLKQTLSATEQRSLDDALVREASVQATTFATADAAEGIQAMREKRTPQFTGR
- a CDS encoding alpha/beta hydrolase — encoded protein: MAAQQSAPISGIAGESVEFPSRRGNRLVGDLHRVGTGAGRWLVLCHGMESTRGGTKQQAIVQRMVPRGYNVLRFDFSFVGDSEGDYEDLTVTGEVGDVLGALDFMSEFAASDCTLVGSSLGGLVALLAAAQAPHVVSRVATIAAVADTRLFTENLGDKAIADWRRRGRHRIGSGFLKPTFLDDVLRIDAPATLAKVAMPVLVMHGDADTVVPLRHAHIIADSVSGPVKVETFAGVGHRFEEPGALERLLDVLERWLEPGAAPAKGG